The region GGTCTCCTGGAAGGAGGCGGCCGAGATGAAGGACTCGGTCGAGAGCGACGCCTTGGTGATGCCCAGCAGCAACGGACGTCCCGTCGCCGGGCGGCCGCCGGAAGCGATCACCCGCTCGTTCTCCTCGCGGAAGCGGAACTTGTCCACCTGCTGGTCCAGCAGGAACTGGGTGTCGCCCACGTCCTCCACCTTCACCCAGCGCATCATCTGACGCACGATCACTTCGATGTGCTTGTCGCTGATGGTGACGCCCTGCAGCCGGTAGACCTCCTGAATCTCGTTCACCAGGTAGGCCTGCAGCTCCTTCTCGCCCAGCACCGCCAGGATGTCATGCGGGTTGAGCGGGCCGTCCATCAGCGGCTCGCCGGCCCGTACGCGCTCGCCCTCCTGCACGTTCACGTGCACGCCGCGCGGGAGCGAGTACTCCTTCTGGGTTCCGTTCTCGTTGATCACGTACACCTTGCGCGTGCCTTTGCTGATCTCGCCGAACTTCACCACGCCGTCGATCTCGCTGATCACCGCCGTCTCGCGCGGCTTGCGGGCCTCGAACAGTTCCACCACCCGCGGCAGACCGCCGGTGATGTCCTTGGTCTTGGTGGTTTCGCGCGGGATCTTGGCCAGCACGTCGCCCGGATACACCGTGTCGCCTTCGGCCACCATCAGGTGGGCGCGCGACGGCATCAGGTAGCGCTTGGCCGTCTTGCCCTTGATGATCACCGCCGGCTGGCGCTTCTCATCCTGGGTGTCGGTCACCACGTGGCGCGAGAGGCCGGTGACTTCGTCGACTTCCTCGTGCAGGGTGAGGCCCTCTTCCAGGTCCTTGTATTGGACGGCGCCGCCGATCTCCGTCAGGATGGAGAAGGTGTAGGGATCCCACTCCACCAGCACCTGGCCGAGCGTGACCTCCTGGTTGTCCTCCACCTTGACCTTGGCGCCGTACACCACCGAGTAGCGCTCCTTCTCGCGGCCCTTCTCGTCCACGATGGTGATGGAGCCGGTGCGGTTCATCACCACCAGGGTGCCGTCCTTGGAGCGCACGGCCTGCAGGTTCTGGAAGCGCACGATGCCGTTGTTCTTGGCCTCCAGGCGCGACTGCTCCGATACCCGCGACGCCGTGCCGCCGATGTGGAAGGTGCGCATGGTGAGCTGCGTGCCGGGCTCGCCGATGGACTGCGCCGCAATCACGCCCACGGCCTCGCCCAGCTCCACCAGGCGGCCGCCCGCCAGATTGCGCCCGTAGCACATCACGCACACGCCCCGCTTGGACTCGCAGGTCAGCACCGAGCGGATCTTCACCTTCTCGATGCCCGCGGCCTGAATGTTGCCGGCCAGCTCCTCGGTGATCTCCTGGTTCACGTCCACGATGACGTTGCCTTCGTAGTCCTTGATCTTCTCCAGCGAGACCCGGCCTACGATGCGGTCGCGCAGGGGCTCGATGATTTCGCCGGACTCGACGATCGAGCCCACGTAGATGCCGTCCAGCGTGCCGCAATCCACTTCGCTGACGATCACGTCCTGGGCCACGTCCACCAGGCGCCGCGTCAGGTAGCCGGAGTCGGCCGTTTTCAGCGCCGTGTCCGCCAGGCCTTTGCGCGCGCCGTGCGTCGAGATGAAGTACTGCAGCACGGTCAGTCCTTCGCGGAAGTTCGCCGTGATGGGCGTCTCGATGATCTCGCCCGAAGGCTTGGCCATCAGCCCGCGCATGCCGGAGAGCTGCCGGATCTGCTGCTTCGAACCCCGGGCCCCGGAATCCGCCATGATGTAAATCGGGTTGATCTGGCCGGAGCGGTCCTGGTCCTGCATCACCGAGAACATCTCGTCGGCCACTTTCTCCGTGATCGCCGACCAGATCTCGATGACCTTGTTGTAGCGCTCGCCGTTGGTGATGGCGCCGTCCAGGTACTGCTGCTGGACGCCGATCACCTGCTTCTGCGCCTCGCTCACCAGCTTCGCCTTGTGCTCCGGAATCACCATGTCGTCGATGCCGATGGAAAGGCCGGCCCGGGTGGCGTACAGGAACCCGAGCTCCTTGATCTCATCCAGCATCTTCACCGTGGTCTCCAAACCGAAGCGCAGGTAGCAGTAGTTCACCAGTTGCCCGATGCCCTTCTTCTTCAACAGGCCGTTGATGAAGGGCATCCTCGGCGTGCCGTTCGCTTCCCTGGGCAGATGGTCGTTCAGGATGGCCCGGCCGACCGTGGTCTTGATGTACTGCCGCTCGTATTGCACCGGCTCGGTGTGCAGCACGTCCTGGTCGTCGTAGGCGGTGGTCAGGTCGAGCACCGGCCCGGTGTAGCGCAGCCGGATGGGCGTGAGGGTTTCCACCTCGCCCGCCTCCAGAGCCAGCAGCACCTCGTCGATATTCGCAAACGCCCGGCCTTCGCCCTTGGCCCCCGGCTTGGCCTTGGTCAGGTAGTAGAGGCCGAGCACCATGTCCTGCGTCGGCACAGTGATGGGCTGGCCCGACGCCGGCGACAGGATGTTGTGCGAGGAGAGCATGAGCACACTCGCCTCCACCTGCGCCTCCGGCGAGAGCGGGATGTGCACCGCCATCTGGTCGCCGTCGAAATCGGCGTTGAACGCGGTGCACACCAGCGGGTGGATCTTGATCGCCTTGCCCTCCACCAACACGGGCTCGAACGCCTGGATGCCCAGGCGGTGCAGCGTGGGCGCGCGGTTGAGCAGCACCGGGTGGTCCTTGATGACCTCCTCCAGGATGTCCCAGACCACTGACTCCTGCATCTCCACCAGTTCCTTCGCTTGCTTGATGGTGGTGCAATGGCCGGTCTGTTCCAGCCGGTGGTAGATGAAGGGCTTGAACAGCTCCAGCGCCATTTTCTTGGGCAGGCCGCACTGGTGCAGCTTCAGCTCCGGCCCCACCACAATCACAGAACGGCCGCTGTAATCCACGCGCTTGCCCAGCAGGTTCTGGCGGAAGCGGCCCTGCTTGCCCTTGAGTGTGTCCGAAAGCGACTTGAGCGGGCGGTTGTTGGCGCCGCGCAACACGCGGCCGCGGCGGCCGTTATCGAACAGCGCGTCCACCGCCTCCTGCAGCATGCGCTTCTCGTTGCGCACGATCACTTCCGGCGCGTGCAGGTCCATCAGCTTCTTCAGCCGGTTGTTGCGGTTGATGACGCGCCGGTAGAGGTCGTTCAGGTCGCTGGTGGCGAACCGCCCGCCGTCCAGGGGCACCAGCGGGCGCAGCTCCGGCGGGATCACCGGGATCACATCCAGGATCATCCACTGCGGCCGGTTGCCGCTCTTGCGGAAGGCCTCCACCACTTTCAGACGCTTGGCGTGCTTCAGGCGCTTCTGCAGCGACGACTCGTGCTTCATCTTGTCGCGCAGTTCGGTGGAAAGCTCCTCCACGTCCACCCGCTTGAGCAGCTCTTTGATCGCCTCGGCGCCCATCATGGCCTTGAAGCCCGTGGGACGGTACTGCTGGTCCAGTTCGCGGTAGCGCTGCTCCTCGCGCAGCACTTCCTTTTCCTTCACCGGGGCGTCACCCGCCTCCACCACCACGTAAGCCTCGAAGTACAGCACCGACTCCAAATCGCGCAGGGAGATATCCAGCAGGTGCCCGATGCGGCTGGGAAGTCCCTTGAAGAACCACACGTGTGAGCAGGGCGAGGCCAGCTCGATGTGGCCCAGGCGCTCGCGGCGCACCTTGGAGAGCGTCACCTCCACGCCGCACTTGTCGCAGATCACCCCGCGGTGCTTCATGCGCTTGTACTTGCCGCACAAACATTCCCAGTCGGTCACCGGGCCGAAGATGCGGGCGCAGAACAGCCCGTCCCGCTCCGGCTTGAAGGTGCGGTAATTGATCGTCTCCGGCTTGGTCACCTCGCCGTGCGACCAGCTCCGGATCTTCTCCGGCGAGGCCAGGCTGATGCGGATGGCGTCGAAGTCGGCGGTCATGTGTCCGATGTCGTACGGATTCGAGCGGAACAAGTGGTCCTCTGCTTCCTGCGGCGATCACGCCCGCCGCGCTGCGGCTCCCCGTTCCCTGGTCCTGCGGCCCGCCCGGAGGGAGCGCTCCGGGCGGCGCGGTCACTCTCTAGTCTGCGGCAGCCGGTGCGGGCGCCTTGCGGCCGTTGTGCATCTTCAGCAGCTCCACGTCCAGACACAGCGACTGTAATTCGCGGATGAGCACGTTGAACGACTCCGGCACGCCCGGCTCGATGGCCGCCTCGCCCTTGACGATGGCCTCGTAGATCTTGGTGCGGCCGTACACGTCGTCGGACTTCGCCGTCAGCAGTTCCTGCAGGATGTAGGCCGCCCCGTACGCCTCCAGCGCCCACACCTCCATCTCGCCGAAGCGCTGCCCGCCGAACTGCGCCTTGCCGCCCAGCGGCTGCTGCGTGATCAGCGAATACGGCCCGATGGAGCGCGCGTGGATCTTGTCGTCCACCAGGTGCGACAGCTTGAGCATGTAGATGTAGCCCACCGTGACCGGCTGTTCGAACTTGTTGCCGGTCATGCCGTCGTACAGTTCCACCTTCCCCGATTCCGGCAGCCCCGCCTCCTTCAGCAGCGACTTGATCTCCGTCTCGCGCGCGCCGTCGAACACCGGCGAGGAGAAGAACACGCCCCGCGTCATGCTCGCGGCCAGCGCTTCCAGCTCGTCGTCGTCCATCTCCGCAATGGCGTCCAGGAACGCGCTGCCCTTGAAGATCTGTTTCAGCTCGCGCCGCACCGCTTCCGCCTTCGAGTTCTCCTCCATCAGCCTGCGGATGCGCCCGCCCAGCTCGTGCGCCGCCCAGCCCAGATGCGTCTCCAGGATCTGCCCCACGTTCATGCGGCTGGGCACGCCCAGCGGGTTGAGCACGATCTCCACCGGCGTCCCGTCAGCCAGGTACGGCATGTCCTCTTCCGGCAGGATGCGCGCGATCACGCCCTTGTTCCCGTGGCGGCCGGCCATCTTGTCGCCCACGCTCAGCTTGCGCTTCATGGCGATGTACACCTTCACCAGCTTGATGACGCCCGGCGGCAGCTCATCGCCCTTGCGCAGTTTCTCTTCCCGCTCCCGCATGATCTTGCGCAGCACGTCGATCTGCCGCGACGTCATCTCCTCGATCTCATCGATCTGCTCGTTCACCCGCGGATCCTTGTCGGCGAACTTGATACGCTTCAGGTTCCGCGTCGCGATGCGCTCGATGGTGTCGCGATCGAGAATGGTGCCTTTCGTCAGCAGCCGCTTGTTGGTGCGCTCGTCGTGCAGGTCCGCCTGGACTTCCTTGCCGCCCAGCACCGCTTCCAGCCGCTTCAGCCGCTCGTCGGTCAGAATGCGGATCTCGTCCGCCAGGTTCTTCTCCAGCTTCTCGATCTGCGCCGCCTCGATGGCCTTGGCACGCTCGTCCTTCTCCTGCCCTTTGCGGGAGAAGATTTTCACGTCCACTACCGTGCCCTCGATGCCCGGCGGGCAGGTCAGCGATGCGTCGCGCACGTCCCCGGCTTTCTCGCCGAAGATGGCGCGCAGCAGTTTCTCTTCCGGGGTGAGCTGGGTCTCGCCCTTGGGCGTCACTTTGCCCACCAGGATGTCGCCCGGCTTCACCGTCGCCCCGATGCGGATCACGCCGCTCTCATCCAGGTCGCGCAGCGCCGATTCGCTCACGTTCGGGATGTCGCGCGTGATCTCCTCCGGTCCCAGCTTGGTGTCGCGCGCTTCGATCTCGAACTCCTCGATGTGCACCGACGTGTAGTAGTCCTCGCGGACCAGCTTCTCGCTCACCAGGATGGCGTCCTCGAAGTTGTATCCGCGCCACGGCATGAAGGCCACCAGGACATTGCGCCCCAGCGCCAGTTCGCCGCGGTCGGTGCAGGGGCCGTCGGCGATGACCGTGCCCTTCTCCACGCGCTCGCCTTTCTTCACCACCGGCTTCTGGTTGATGCAGGTGTTCTGGTTGGAGCGCTTGAACTTGGTGAGCTGGTAGATGTCCGAACCCACTTCGCGCGAGAGCTGCCCGGGATGGTGCTCGCCCTCCACGCGCACGATGATGCGCTCGGAGTCCACCGAATCGACGATGCCCGCGCGCCGCGCCAGCACCACCGCGCCCGAATCGCGCGCCGTCACGCCCTCCATGCCCGTGCCCACCAGCGGCGCTTCCGCCCGCAGCAGCGGCACCGACTGCCGTTGCATGTTGGCGCCCATCAGCGCGCGGTTGGCGTCATCGTGCTCCAGGAAGGGCACCAGCGACGCCGCCACCGATACCAGTTGCTTCGGGCTGACGTCCACGTAGTCCACCTCGTCGCGCTGCACCAGCACGAAGTTCCCCGCCTTGCGCGCGTTCACCAGCTCCTGCGTCAGGCGGCCGTGCTCATCCAGCTCCACGTTCGCCTGCGCGATGACGTGCCGGTCCTCCTCCCACGCCGAGAGATAGAAGGAATACGGCTCGTACTCCGCCTGCCGCCGCCGTTTCTCCTTCAGCTCGGCGTTGGTTCGGTCGGCTTCGCGCTTCTCCACGTGCTCGCCCACCTTGTAGTCGCTGTCGCCGGCGTTGATGATGGTCACGTAGTCCAGCACCTTGCCGTTCTTCACCTTGCGATAGGGCGACTCGATGAACCCGTAGTCGTTGATGCGGGCGTAGCAGCTCAGTGACGAAATCAGGCCGATGTTCGGGCCCTCCGGCGTCTCGATGGGGCAGATGCGCCCGTAGTGCGTCGGGTGCACGTCGCGCACTTCGAACCCGGCGCGCTCGCGCGAAAGCCCGCCCGGACCCAGCGCCGAGAGCCGCCGCTTGTGGGTGATCTCTGACAGCGGGTTGGTCTGGTCCATGAACTGCGAGAGCTGGCTCGATCCGAAGAACTCGCGGATGGCCGCCATCACCGGCTTGGCGTTCACCAGGTCGTGCGGCATGGCCGTCGACATCTCCTGGTACACGCTCATCTTTTCCTTGATGGCGCGCTCCATGCGCACCAGCCCGATGCGGAACTGGTTCTCCAGCAGCTCGCCGACCGCGCGCACGCGCCGGTTGCCCAGGTGGTCGATGTCGTCCACCGTCCCCAGGTTCCGCCGCAGCTTCAGCAGGTAGCGGATGGTGGCGTAGAAGTCCTCGGGCTCCAGCGTCCGGTTGTCCAGGTTCGTGGCTTCGGCGTTGTCGAACAGCTTGATGTTGAACTTCAGCCGGCCCACCCGCGAAAAATCGTACTTGCGCGGGTCGAAGAACATGCCGTGGAACAGCGAGGTCGCCGTATCCAGCGTGGGCGGATCGCCCGGCCGCAGCTTGCGGTAGATCTCGATCAGCGCTTCCTGCGGCGTCTTCACCGAGTCCTTGCGCAGGGTGTGGCTGATCATCACCCCCACCTCGTCGCGCTCCGGGAAAAACACCTGCAGTTCGGTCACCCCGGCGTCCATCAGCTTCAGCAGCTTGTCGCTGGTGATTTCGGAGTTGGCTTCCAGCAGGACTTCGCCGCTCGAGGTGTCCACCACGTCGGCCACCGTCCAGGCGCCCTCCAGCTCCGTGGCTTCGACCTCGACCTCTCCGATCTTCGCCTTCTGCAGTTCCTTGAGCGCGCTGGCGTTGATCTTGCGCCCCGAATGCACGATCTCGTCGCCCGACTTCGACGTCACCCGGTGCGCCGGCCGCGCTCCCACCAGGTGCGTCGGCTTTTCGCCCGTCGGCTCCACCTGCCAGAACAGCTTCTTGTCGCGCAGCGCGATGCGGTCCACGGTGTAGAACGTGCGCAGGATGTCCTCATCCGTGCGCAGCCCCAGCGCCCGCAGGAAGATGGTGCCCAGGAACTTCCGCTTGCGGTCGATGCGCACATACAGCACGTTCTTCAGGTCGTATTCGAACTCCACCCACGACCCGCGGTAGGGGATGATCTTTCCCAAAAAGTAGGTCCGGTTGTTGGCGGTCTCGAAGAACACGCCCGGCGAGCGGTGCAACTGGCTCACGATCACTCGCTCGGTCCCGTTGATGACGAAGGTTCCGTTCGAGGTCATCAGGGGCACATCGCCGAAGAACACTTCCTGTTCCTTGATGTCGCGGATCGAGCGCTCGCCCGTCTCCGGATCCTTCTCGAAGATGGTCAGGCGGATGGTGACCTTCAGCGGCGCGCTGTAGGTCATGCCCCGCTCTTCGCACTCCACCACGTCGTACTTGAGCTGCATGCCCACCGGGTCGCCGCACTTGCCGCAGAAATCGGGCGTGTTGGCGTTGTACGTGCCGCACTTCGCGCACAGCACATCCCCGGGGTGGAACGGGTCGGTGATCACCGTCGAGCCGCAGTTCTTGCACGTGGTGCGCAGGTGGTGCAGCCCCTTCAGGTGGCCGCACTTGCACTCCCAGTTCCCGATGGCGTAGTCCACAAAATCCAGTTGCGACACGTTGCGGAAGTCGGTGATGGGGAACACCGACTGGAACACCGCCTGCAGGCCCGTGTCCTCGCGCTCCGCCGGCAGCCGGTCCATCTGCAGAAAGCGGTCATAGCTGCGCTTCTGCACTTCGATCAGATTGGGGATCTGGAGAGCGGCCGGGATCTTGGCGAAATCCAGCCGCCCGCGCACTACCTTGCTGTTCTTGTTCGACATCCCTTGCTCCCTGCCTGCCCCGGGCCTTGCCCAGGGCGGCTTCGAGGACCCGGCGCCGCTACGCCCGGTCCTCCATCCTCAGAAAGCGCGGCAGCGCCCGCGAAGAAAGACCTCCCCGTGAGCGCCGTTGGCGGCACTTGCCAT is a window of Terriglobales bacterium DNA encoding:
- the rpoC gene encoding DNA-directed RNA polymerase subunit beta'; translated protein: MFRSNPYDIGHMTADFDAIRISLASPEKIRSWSHGEVTKPETINYRTFKPERDGLFCARIFGPVTDWECLCGKYKRMKHRGVICDKCGVEVTLSKVRRERLGHIELASPCSHVWFFKGLPSRIGHLLDISLRDLESVLYFEAYVVVEAGDAPVKEKEVLREEQRYRELDQQYRPTGFKAMMGAEAIKELLKRVDVEELSTELRDKMKHESSLQKRLKHAKRLKVVEAFRKSGNRPQWMILDVIPVIPPELRPLVPLDGGRFATSDLNDLYRRVINRNNRLKKLMDLHAPEVIVRNEKRMLQEAVDALFDNGRRGRVLRGANNRPLKSLSDTLKGKQGRFRQNLLGKRVDYSGRSVIVVGPELKLHQCGLPKKMALELFKPFIYHRLEQTGHCTTIKQAKELVEMQESVVWDILEEVIKDHPVLLNRAPTLHRLGIQAFEPVLVEGKAIKIHPLVCTAFNADFDGDQMAVHIPLSPEAQVEASVLMLSSHNILSPASGQPITVPTQDMVLGLYYLTKAKPGAKGEGRAFANIDEVLLALEAGEVETLTPIRLRYTGPVLDLTTAYDDQDVLHTEPVQYERQYIKTTVGRAILNDHLPREANGTPRMPFINGLLKKKGIGQLVNYCYLRFGLETTVKMLDEIKELGFLYATRAGLSIGIDDMVIPEHKAKLVSEAQKQVIGVQQQYLDGAITNGERYNKVIEIWSAITEKVADEMFSVMQDQDRSGQINPIYIMADSGARGSKQQIRQLSGMRGLMAKPSGEIIETPITANFREGLTVLQYFISTHGARKGLADTALKTADSGYLTRRLVDVAQDVIVSEVDCGTLDGIYVGSIVESGEIIEPLRDRIVGRVSLEKIKDYEGNVIVDVNQEITEELAGNIQAAGIEKVKIRSVLTCESKRGVCVMCYGRNLAGGRLVELGEAVGVIAAQSIGEPGTQLTMRTFHIGGTASRVSEQSRLEAKNNGIVRFQNLQAVRSKDGTLVVMNRTGSITIVDEKGREKERYSVVYGAKVKVEDNQEVTLGQVLVEWDPYTFSILTEIGGAVQYKDLEEGLTLHEEVDEVTGLSRHVVTDTQDEKRQPAVIIKGKTAKRYLMPSRAHLMVAEGDTVYPGDVLAKIPRETTKTKDITGGLPRVVELFEARKPRETAVISEIDGVVKFGEISKGTRKVYVINENGTQKEYSLPRGVHVNVQEGERVRAGEPLMDGPLNPHDILAVLGEKELQAYLVNEIQEVYRLQGVTISDKHIEVIVRQMMRWVKVEDVGDTQFLLDQQVDKFRFREENERVIASGGRPATGRPLLLGITKASLSTESFISAASFQETTRVLTEASIQGAVDHLRGLKENVIVGRLIPAGTGMEYYRNVRLSPELEEAAAKVQEEVSAAYEEAERALELLRQEGDGEGEELAAE
- the rpoB gene encoding DNA-directed RNA polymerase subunit beta encodes the protein MSNKNSKVVRGRLDFAKIPAALQIPNLIEVQKRSYDRFLQMDRLPAEREDTGLQAVFQSVFPITDFRNVSQLDFVDYAIGNWECKCGHLKGLHHLRTTCKNCGSTVITDPFHPGDVLCAKCGTYNANTPDFCGKCGDPVGMQLKYDVVECEERGMTYSAPLKVTIRLTIFEKDPETGERSIRDIKEQEVFFGDVPLMTSNGTFVINGTERVIVSQLHRSPGVFFETANNRTYFLGKIIPYRGSWVEFEYDLKNVLYVRIDRKRKFLGTIFLRALGLRTDEDILRTFYTVDRIALRDKKLFWQVEPTGEKPTHLVGARPAHRVTSKSGDEIVHSGRKINASALKELQKAKIGEVEVEATELEGAWTVADVVDTSSGEVLLEANSEITSDKLLKLMDAGVTELQVFFPERDEVGVMISHTLRKDSVKTPQEALIEIYRKLRPGDPPTLDTATSLFHGMFFDPRKYDFSRVGRLKFNIKLFDNAEATNLDNRTLEPEDFYATIRYLLKLRRNLGTVDDIDHLGNRRVRAVGELLENQFRIGLVRMERAIKEKMSVYQEMSTAMPHDLVNAKPVMAAIREFFGSSQLSQFMDQTNPLSEITHKRRLSALGPGGLSRERAGFEVRDVHPTHYGRICPIETPEGPNIGLISSLSCYARINDYGFIESPYRKVKNGKVLDYVTIINAGDSDYKVGEHVEKREADRTNAELKEKRRRQAEYEPYSFYLSAWEEDRHVIAQANVELDEHGRLTQELVNARKAGNFVLVQRDEVDYVDVSPKQLVSVAASLVPFLEHDDANRALMGANMQRQSVPLLRAEAPLVGTGMEGVTARDSGAVVLARRAGIVDSVDSERIIVRVEGEHHPGQLSREVGSDIYQLTKFKRSNQNTCINQKPVVKKGERVEKGTVIADGPCTDRGELALGRNVLVAFMPWRGYNFEDAILVSEKLVREDYYTSVHIEEFEIEARDTKLGPEEITRDIPNVSESALRDLDESGVIRIGATVKPGDILVGKVTPKGETQLTPEEKLLRAIFGEKAGDVRDASLTCPPGIEGTVVDVKIFSRKGQEKDERAKAIEAAQIEKLEKNLADEIRILTDERLKRLEAVLGGKEVQADLHDERTNKRLLTKGTILDRDTIERIATRNLKRIKFADKDPRVNEQIDEIEEMTSRQIDVLRKIMREREEKLRKGDELPPGVIKLVKVYIAMKRKLSVGDKMAGRHGNKGVIARILPEEDMPYLADGTPVEIVLNPLGVPSRMNVGQILETHLGWAAHELGGRIRRLMEENSKAEAVRRELKQIFKGSAFLDAIAEMDDDELEALAASMTRGVFFSSPVFDGARETEIKSLLKEAGLPESGKVELYDGMTGNKFEQPVTVGYIYMLKLSHLVDDKIHARSIGPYSLITQQPLGGKAQFGGQRFGEMEVWALEAYGAAYILQELLTAKSDDVYGRTKIYEAIVKGEAAIEPGVPESFNVLIRELQSLCLDVELLKMHNGRKAPAPAAAD